A stretch of the Alkalibaculum bacchi genome encodes the following:
- a CDS encoding dTMP kinase: MGKLIVIEGLDGSGKETQSKLLYKRLYRNGYKVMMISYPRYEKESSALVKMYLRGDFGKNPDEISPYVSSTFYAGDRYASYKCEFEDFYNNGGIIIADRYTTSNMVHQGGKISDEEEFNKYLNWLWNLEFELYKIPIPDKIYFLNIPLNHSIDRIEKRLNKITNGEKKDIHENNYIHLHNAYKNAKRLINLYHWHEIDCMNKDEFRTIEDINEEIYKDIIDNIIKDEVTNV; the protein is encoded by the coding sequence ATGGGAAAATTAATTGTAATAGAAGGTTTAGATGGGAGCGGAAAAGAAACTCAAAGCAAATTACTCTATAAAAGGTTATACCGAAACGGATATAAGGTCATGATGATCTCTTATCCTAGATATGAAAAAGAGAGTTCAGCTCTTGTTAAAATGTATCTTCGAGGAGATTTTGGTAAGAATCCAGATGAGATTAGTCCATATGTGTCATCTACTTTCTATGCTGGAGATCGGTATGCTTCTTATAAATGTGAATTTGAAGATTTTTATAATAATGGTGGTATTATTATTGCTGATAGGTATACAACCTCTAATATGGTTCATCAAGGGGGAAAAATAAGTGATGAAGAAGAATTCAATAAATACCTAAACTGGCTATGGAATCTAGAGTTTGAATTGTATAAGATCCCTATACCAGATAAAATTTATTTTTTAAATATTCCTTTAAACCATTCTATAGATCGAATTGAAAAGAGATTAAACAAAATAACAAATGGAGAAAAAAAGGATATACATGAAAACAATTATATCCACTTACACAATGCCTATAAAAATGCTAAAAGACTAATAAACTTATACCATTGGCACGAAATTGATTGTATGAATAAAGATGAATTTAGAACTATTGAAGACATTAATGAAGAAATATATAAGGATATTATTGATAATATAATAAAAGATGAGGTTACAAATGTTTGA
- the holB gene encoding DNA polymerase III subunit delta' yields the protein MFDQIIIDEKNKYILSKAIDYNRVNHCYIFVGPEGTNKRKTAIEFSKAILCSVDNKPCNHCTSCNKMDSGNHPDFIEIFPLESSIKISQIREIQKKMNVKSYEGDKKVFIINNCETMGIPAQNSLLKTLEEPNAGVYIILISESKERILPTILSRGQILYFNPLDKETFQSSLRKKYSLKESLLDDVYELSQGCIEKAENIIKNPEEIDQFKIFRKYIFSIMKGDYSQIFEFSKWIKDEKLSNEYIINNLLILFKNALYAKVNGSLNVYKEISECLTYEGFHDIIGNIIILQGDLKYNVNLQLQIERLLLRIQEEKLINDKGHRNTV from the coding sequence ATGTTTGATCAGATTATTATAGACGAGAAAAATAAATATATACTTTCCAAAGCCATTGATTATAATAGAGTTAATCATTGCTATATATTTGTAGGACCTGAGGGGACCAATAAAAGAAAGACGGCTATAGAGTTTTCAAAAGCTATCCTGTGTTCGGTAGATAATAAGCCTTGCAATCATTGTACTTCTTGTAATAAGATGGACAGTGGAAATCATCCTGATTTTATTGAAATCTTTCCCTTAGAATCAAGCATTAAAATCAGTCAGATACGAGAAATACAAAAAAAAATGAATGTAAAATCCTATGAAGGGGATAAGAAGGTATTTATAATCAATAATTGTGAAACTATGGGTATCCCTGCACAAAATTCTCTATTAAAGACTTTAGAAGAACCTAATGCAGGCGTATATATTATTTTAATTAGTGAGAGCAAAGAGAGAATACTTCCTACAATTTTGTCGAGAGGTCAAATTTTATATTTTAATCCACTAGATAAGGAAACCTTTCAATCTTCTCTTAGAAAAAAGTATTCCCTAAAAGAGAGCCTTCTTGACGATGTATACGAATTAAGCCAAGGTTGTATTGAAAAAGCTGAAAATATCATAAAAAATCCAGAAGAAATCGATCAATTTAAGATCTTTAGAAAATATATTTTTTCTATTATGAAAGGTGATTATTCTCAAATCTTTGAATTTTCGAAGTGGATAAAAGATGAAAAATTGAGCAATGAGTACATCATAAACAATTTATTGATCCTATTTAAGAATGCCTTGTACGCTAAAGTAAATGGATCTTTGAATGTGTATAAGGAAATAAGTGAGTGTTTAACTTATGAAGGGTTTCATGATATAATAGGGAATATTATAATCTTACAAGGTGATTTAAAATATAATGTAAATTTACAATTACAAATCGAAAGATTGTTGTTAAGAATACAGGAGGAAAAATTAATTAATGATAAAGGTCATAGGAATACGGTTTAA